A segment of the Polyodon spathula isolate WHYD16114869_AA chromosome 14, ASM1765450v1, whole genome shotgun sequence genome:
GGTCTGCACAGAATCCACACATACTTGCCACTTGCTTTGTTCTCTTAAGTTAGCAACCATCACCTGAACTCtgggtttatttgttttgtcatcaTAATAGAAAGCCACTTGGTACCCCTGCTGTTTCCCATCACTTCTTATGGCTCGAAGAACAATGGCAAGCATGGGTGGCATTGCATCGCCAAGGAACTTAGGCTGGGTGGACACAAGACACGTAGACACAGGTGTCATTACTGAGTACTGTCAGGTGTTAGAATCCTTTACTTTAGTTGTTACAACTGTATTCCCAACCTTTTGAGATGCTGACGATAGTCTGgaatcactgctgctgctgctgctgctgctgctgctagatGATGAAGACTTGAGACCATTCTGAAAGTACAAAGGCaggataaacatttttttcagaaaccaGCACAAGCACATTTGGAGGatctaatcaaggtctgtgacaCCAGTCACCAAAGCCCACATTGATTTTTAAAGGCTTATTGTACTACTAACAGTCTAAAATTATCAGAATCATCCACCGATTATAAAGGTGTCTTACCTGATGGGCACTAGCAGACTTGAACCTCAAATCATAAATCGTGTATTGCTGTAAAACAGAAAGCAACTTGTCATTACAGCTGGTATGTGAATCCTAGTGATTATTCCAATTTCAAAATGTAGTTGCAAAAGCTTTACCCATCTCAACTTTTTCTGACTGCTGTCACTAGaggaactgctgctgctgctgctgctgctgctttttttattcctgtcTTGATCCCGGTCTTGATCCTGGTCTTGATCACGGTGTAGATCTTGAACCTGTCCCTTGCTCTGCTTTTCCTGTTTCTTCCGCCCCTCCTGGGAAGATGAGCTGctggatgaagaggaggaggaggaggtggaggaagaggaggaggaggaagttgGTTGGCTCTTGTGCTTGATGTTCATGTTCAGCTGCTTGTTCTGCTCCTTGTCCTGCTGGCTGGAGGAGCTGCTAGAGCTGGAGGATGACGAGTTTCTATTTCTATGAACTGATTTTCTCAGGCCTCCCTGGTGGCAAAATAAAGCACAATCTATTGTTAGATAACAATAGatctctatttatatatatatatatatatatatatatatatatatatatatatatatatatagcgaatatatatatatatatatatataaatttgtgtCAGTAgttcaatgttaaaataaaaaatgaaagccttTATTTCAATGTAATGAGAGTCAATAGAATGATTACCTTTTCTGTTTTCAGGAATCTTTGCAGTTTCAACAGGACTGTTTTTCCTTGAGGACCTTCCTCTGTTTCCTCCTCATTGGGCATAACCTTCAGGGATATTAGTTTTACTATCTTTGAAGCTGCCTTTCCTCCTGCCTGAATTTCAATCTGAAGTTTTTCAAGAGATTCCTCTATATGAGCTGAAACACATCAGTAGCTGTTAACAAGGTAAAGGTTTGTACTGGAAAGTGAAAtatgtcttgtttgttttatttgaattaaaccTAAAAATGACAACCTGTTTCAGCTTTGTTAATCCCTCAAATTAAGGCAAATCTTTACCAGGCAAATTTTGAGGTTATCCTGCATCATTTCTCATGCATGAAATGTTTAAGTTTCTGAGGATAAATGAGTGACATGGATCGACCTCCATTGCAAACACTGAAAATTTTAATTTAGCATGTTCTACCTGATCAGGTGTGGATTTTATAAACCATGGAGAACACTGACACAaccaaaattaacacattttaatgtcacacagtatatatatataatatatctctatatatagataatattataatatatataatattataaaatatttatttaatgaataacCATGCATATTTGACCATGGGGATAACAATTACATTTAGATTTCCCTTTGCTATACCTTTCCCATCAGAAACCTTTACTTCTCTATTCGTATAGTACCTGGTTTAAGAGACACTTTCGCTGTGTGTTCTCCAATGATTTTATACAATGGAGAGTTTCTGATGAAAGCAGCATTTTGTGATTTTCCCTGAAAGCAGAACTGGATCCCGAAATTTGGTGCTTTTGTGCAGTAGTTGTGTGGTTCAGCAGATGCCTCTTGCTGTTCTGCTTGATCTTCAGAATACGGAACTTCTGCTGATTGCAATTGATCAGAGGACAGTCTTGACTGGAGTGGAACAAAACATCAATACTCTTACTATCCAAACATTAGGATAGATGCACTTATTATCATTAGTGCCCAAGATGGTGAAATCTGTAAAGGGATATTTCTTACTATGCCTTGTTCATGTTGAAAAGGTGTTTGTTCTTGAGATGTGAAACGCTGCTTCATTATGTTCACTTGAGCTGAATCAAGCAATAGCGAGGTCTTTCTTTCAGATAAATCTTGCAAATTTCTGGATACGGCAAATGCTTGAACCCTGTTGAAATGTTAAATTAGTGAATGCCCAGGAATTACATAATAAAAATggtatatgttattattattattattattattattattattattattattattattattattattattattattaccactacTATCAGTATAGGCATGATAACAGGAAATTAAAAACTGTAGGTAACACACTGGTGAGTAAAAGTCTTTCTGTTTTGGCTGCTTATGTAAGATCAGGAGCCGCATTTACAAACAACAGCAAGCACATGCTGAGTCAGAAGAAAGGTAAAGAAGTTATAAATGGTGATAGCTACTGTACGTCCagcaaattaataaatgaaaaaccGGCAATATAAAAAGCAATAATATCACATGTATTTATGCAAAATGGTAAAATTAAGCAGTACtttgaaatgtattgaaaatcaTATGTAACTTAAATAACTGCGTACCTCAGGAACAGAAGCTCTTCCTCCTGCTGACACGGTAAAGCCTCTATCTTGAAGTTCTGTTCCTTCATGTCGATCCTTGCATTGAACTTCATTGGGATTGCCACGCGGGCTTTTGCACGTAATTCCACTCCAGCCTGAATTAAATGGGTGTTGATGCCCATCACTGCGACTGTGTGAATGGCGACAACGAACAATAGAAAAAGTTATCGTGTACATTTAAATTCCTTTTACACAATTGCATACTTCAATATTCATGAGTTTATTGCTTTTATGTTGGACAGACCTACCTGGGGCTGAGGTCGGCTTGCACCTGAATGTGGGAATTCAGCAGCTGAGAGATTCGGAAACTGTCAGTGGGAGCAGGTGACAGCTGAGTTCGGACTTTACAGCAAATAAAAGGAGAGTAATATAGGAGAcaagtatttcaaaatgttggAAATGGCTTAATCTAATAACttattaaactattaaaagaGATAAACATGACAGAAAATAGAAGCAGCTGAGTTTCCACTTAAATTGACCATGGATCACATATGTCAGATTGTATTTGTAGCAACACTCCAGATATCTCTTTAGAAACAATGAATGCTGATGTTAAAGGTTCACCTTTCCTGTGTGTGCTTTCAAAGAGCAAACATTCTTACCATTAACTGCAACATTAGATACAGCAGCAGAGTACAAGCTTATTTCCATGGGAAAGCCAACGCAAGTGGGTACAATTTGACGCACTTCTGCAGCAAGCAAGGGCTTGGACCACTGTGCTGCAGCTCCATCCTGAAGCCTCCTGACAACCCTTCTTACAGTGTCTTGTCTTTCTAAAAGTCCAGTCATTGTCTGCAATTAATTATGGGAAAGAGTGGGCCTTTTTTAATTCTTGATGGACAATATTGATACATCAAATAGTTACATATATGCTTTCTGTAAATCTAGACTGGTTTGATTGCTGACAATGACTGAAAGCTTTCTGTACCTGAATTGCATTCCCGATGCTATTCCTGTCAATGTCAGAAAAGGAAACCTCTTGTCCAAACAGCTTGATATAGGCTGATGCCAGTGGTTTGTTGGATGGTATGGCCTTCCAGCCTGAGAGCTGTGTGAAGTAAAAGGACGACAATGTCAGTTACCAGCAGGGCCAGTTTCAACATTTCGAGTTCATTTAGAATAGTTTAAATAGATCCCCCCATTTATGTTGTGTTAATCAAGCTAATAGATAAAAAGATGATATTCCTTATTAGATCAACTGTTAAATACACTGttaaatctgaagaaaaataTCATTGTTTGTTAAAATGTCCCCCTACACCGCAACAAGAGATTTTTGAGGTCTTAAAAGCTATTTTTGTATATCATTGTTtgtaatctaataaacagtatcaactcTTCCAATTAGTTactgagttatttatttaagattttgaTCACTGTGGTCATACATAAACATTTTTCACGGTACATTAAATTAATTATCCTTGCAACAAAATTCGCCACACTATTCCTGATTTTTAATGAAGAGTATAGGTAAGTGTCATTATTACACAGCTAACAGAGCCAAGGTGAACAGTTGCTGCCTCGTGTATACTTACAGTTTTAAGAATGCGCTCAATCTTGCTGTGAGCACTGCTGACTGATGTCTGTGGTTTTCTAAGGAATTCTTGCAGTCCCTCTGCTCGGACTCCAACCTGTAATgaagcaaataataaaatattaactcTCTCTACCTTATATATTGTGCTTTATCTAAAACACTTTCCAATCTAACTATTTTAATAGTTACAGGGCGttttactgattttttatttaaatggacaTAGACATACACAGTGTATACTGTAGGTACTgtattagtttactggtctgttGTAATGGAGTAAACTCAGTCAAGTTGATGTTTCTACCTCTAGAAGATCTGCTGCAGATCCAACCATATATCCCCGGACTTTGGACACCACAGCTGTGGGGAGGATGTTGGCTACATCATTTATCACAAAGACATTAGCGGCAGCACCAGCCATCAGTTCAGCTAGAAAGAAAGAGTGTAGTCAGTGCTTCAGTCCAGAACTAACTGCGTAGTTTAGAGGAGCAGTAACATTATCTTATTCATTAGAATTACATAAACTGAGAGAAAGAACCACTTAATTCCAAAATATGTcacttgttatatatattttgtacttaCTTTTGAAAGCATCAAGGTGAATAGCCTTGCTGTATTGGTAGCTCAGCCTATCAAATTTGGAACTCAGAAGCTTGACAGCTACATTGCAGGCAGCAGCACTATTAGGGAAAATAACTGGTGTTAGAATATACATAATTACAGTTTCATATAAATATAATCACTTAAAAAGGATCCCTAAATATTTAAGTTAGAGAACAATCAACAAGGCATTCATTaacatgttatacattttttaacctACCTCTATATTTCCTGAATCCATAATACACTGACAAGCTGccattgtctttattattattattattattattattattattattattattattattattattattattattattattaatgataacTTTATTGTATGACCTGAACATAACACTTGTATCTGGATATTTAAACTACCATTTGACCCATTTGGGCAGGACTTTGAAATCTATTTGGTTCTTACACTGGGCGTGTGTCTGGGGCAGTGCTTCTGGTGAGAGCCTTCATGTGGGAGTAGGTGAAACTGGCCACTTGCAAACTGGTCTCCTTCAGCAGGGCATCAGCGAGCGTTGCCACCAGTGCCATGGGGGGTCTGGTTTCAAACAGAACTACACAAGCCAGCATTCGGACCTCAGGATGTAATTTTTTCTCCATAAAGATCTGCTGTGCAACTTCCTGAAcctaaataaagtaaaaataaagtatgCATTGTAGAGTTTTAGCAATGTCTTTGTCTATGCTATGCCATTCATGGCATTGTATTCTGAATCCATCTCACCTTTCCTGGTTCCTTCTTGGCGATGTTCCTGAGGGCCATCACAGCATCTGCTTGAATTTTGACTGGAAGCTGTGAAGCTCCAGAGGAAAACCCTGGTAGGAACTTCTGGATGTGCTTGATACTAGAAGGCTGTCCTGCATTGCCCAAAGCCTTTAGGGCAAGAACCATGTCTTCATGATGGGCTCTGCTAGCAGCATCAGCAGCAAGGTCATGGAGAGGCTGAGAAAACAAGAAGGTTTGAGACATCATCATAGCAATTCATAGAGAGACTGACTCCAGTACCCTGAGAGACACCTACTTGTAATGTTTTCTCTGGGCAGCTCTGCAATTTAGCACAGTACTTGTGAACCATGGAGCCATAACCAAGCAGAGAGATTTTGCGGAGAACGTGTGATTTCTGAACATGGCTAGAGGTGGCGATGTCCTGAAATGAGGTGAAACTGAAGGTCATTCTtagtgtaaaatgtgtttttcattgtattaCTGATAATGTGGTTAAGTGCATGACATGACCAACTTACAGCCGCAACTTGCATGGTGTCTTGGTCAGCTTTCATTAGGTGCATTGCTGTGAGCAGAGCCTGGGATGCTTCTGTCTCTGTGATGTCCCTATTCTGGATTTTGTCCTTTATGAACTTCAGTGCATTGGGCGTTCCTATTGCAGGAACTGCATCCAGGATCCAGTGTCTATAAAATATGCAAACAGGGGGAGAAGCAGAGTTAACTGTCAATGTTCAGGAAATTGTGTCTATTATAATCTCTAGAACCACAAAAGTTACCTGTAGTCATTTCTGCTTTGAAACTGCTTCCAGATGGCCTCAATGTTCTGATGGCTGGCTGAACACAACAACTGGGTGAGTTGAAGGAACTTGGCTGGGGCATCAGAGTGGACCTGCTCCTGATTGTTCTGGACCAGATGGTGCAGGATCTCTACTATCTGTAATCAACAAACACAGAAATATGCACAAGGAATGATATTTTACCAAATTGGTTTGAAATGTGTTGAACTAGTAGTTTGAGATGAATTACAGCCAGGCACCTCTGTCTCTGGATTTTTGGTCCTGAAGAGCTGAACTGGTGACTGGAGAAGTTCAGATGCAAACTGGTAGTGCAGAGACCCTCGGTTCTGGAACTGACTTGCAGACATTTTTACTGGGCTGTTTTTGATATTCTTCAGAACTAGCTTTTGCCTGgttaaaaatataacacactAAGAAAGTGGTACAAAATGAtcataataactgcattaaacgaATAAGTAGGCTGTCTTCTTTGTACATTCAACAGGCTGTACTCTGTAGGTGCGTATTACTTTGTGTCTTGTTCAACAGTTTGTTGTCAACTATTCAGTAAATAAGTTCGAATTAGCTTGATACGCTACATATGAAGAAGGGGCCTACCATGCTTCCATTTGAGCAGCTCCATGCATTTCATTAAAGGGTGTGAACTGATGTATCTCCTGAGCATTCACTTGAGTGATCAGAGCACCATTGTCAGTGGGTTTCATCACGTATGTGTAGGTAGCGGCACCTCGCAGGTTCTTTCCATTCTAATCAGATATGGACAGGAAGATATGTTAGACCTAGTAAAACACCATAGAGAAGAAAGTTCAAAAGAAAGTATTTTACTTGTTGACAGCGGGCACAGTGCTCTGTATAAACCATACCAATGTCCTTCTTTTTTCCATCCTCACAGTTATTCAGGTCCTTGGATTTTGTGACAATGATGCGATTTGCCTTCTGGTTTTCCTGAATCACATAGTTTGTTTGGCAGACACCTTGAACTCCATTCTAAGGAACAGAGTTCTCACATCACCATAAGCAACGGAACTCTCTACAAGTGTAAACACATCAGTAACAAAAAAAGTTTAGTCTTTGTTACCTCCTGTAGATCGTACACATTCTGGGTCTTCTTGATGTTGAGTTGCAGAAGGTTCAGGATTCCTCTCTGGATGTTGGTAACAGTCTCTGATACCTCCGCGGGAGAGTAAATGTTTCCAACATGACCGTTGCTGTACTCAAACTTGATGGGTTTCTGTAGCTGAGAAGCCAATGCCTGGGAGAGTTTTTCTGCAGGTCTGAATGGATCTTTGGGCCAGATCCCATTATACTCTTTAATCTGGGGATCAACAATCTGAGAAACAAACAGAATCAGTTTACAGCAGAGTCTACATATTATGTTTGAGAATATTCACAGTACCTGCATAGCTAAAGTTGTGAGTTGATGACACATTTGATTGGCTTGTTATctcctgtttttcattaaacTAATTTGGTTTGCTTCGGTTCACTTTGAAAAGTTACTTCATGTATTATATGACAGAagattaaataaaagcaatgttgGTGTGTTTATAGCTTTCATTTGATGTGAAAAGTTTTATCAGCATGAGAAAGGTCATTATAAAGCTTGAAGGACCACTTCTTCAAAGCATCTAAATTTGAAAGAAGAAAATTCAACATTGAGATTTGAACGCTTTGAAAATAAAGCCCCCAAAAATATATCTTTTCTAACCAAAACATCATCATGTCAGTTTCACGCACCTTAAGCAAGTATGTTTTCTGGGCGACTCCACTGATTTGCACTTTGCAGCCCAACTTCAGGCCAGCTCTTGCCAGGCCCTTCTCAGGAAGCCCAGCCAGAAGCTGACCCTCATAATCATACTCATAGGTCTTACTGCTGCTGTAATCTGGGTCTGCAATGAAGCACAGACAccagttaccatggaaacaaaaacaaacaaacaaaaaaaaaaaaattaacattaattgtttatgttcttatgtgaatTTTATATGAATGAGTTTTTTGATAGGCCGTGTCGACAGCAGCTgaaatttttatttaataaatatatataataaatatatatatatatatatatatatatatatatatatatatatatatatatatatatatatatatatatatatatatataaagaataataataaatccttaccatattaaaattatatacatgtatttatatacttACCCACAATGGCTATAGCCAATGTGACTATGATCCCCTTCATGGTCTTAGGTAAGTGCAGAGTCCCTTTTGTCAGTCTATTTATACACAGTATATTGCACAGGACCACTAGATTTGCTCTTGCACAGAGTTTTTTGctgaattatgcttttttttttttttttttggttacctATCCACTTACCATATCAGATTGTCACTGTGCCAATTTTATCGATTTTAACAAAGAAACTGTAGAGTAACAGATAATGGGTATgcttacatgttttatataaaagtaaGAATAAGCtatgaattatatttttgttttacttcttcACCCTtattaaatacttttattattattactatttatatatatataaggtttgtGGTAATATACTTTGTCCTGAGTTTAGATGCTGCTCTTCAGGTCTAGTTACCTTTCACAGACAGAGGAAACAGGCTAGATCTGCCAGTgtctataaagaaaaaagaagttAGCTTCATTCTTACTTACAGAAAAACACTTTGGCAGGTCTTGCCTGTGGTGTCTATGACAGAcaacaagaactgaagagcagctcctgaactcgaGTTTCTGATTAATTAATGAACATTTATTGTATGTTGGATTTAATCGCTACAATTCTAATctagtaaatatataaaataataatagtattttaaaaaaaagtttttgtaatTATACTTAACAGACAAGTAGGACCATATAGTCATTGGGTTTATCAGTGCTTTGAGTGTGTCACCAATTGGCACACCCGATAGTAACAATGTTGTTATCGTAGCAATGGTTGGGTTAGTCTGACTTCACGTTTGTCCCATCACTTAACTAACAGTGTTATCAGAGTAATGTCTTATCTCTTTCACCTTGGTGAAGATTGACCAGCTCAAAAAACAGGCCAGCCTGACACTGGAGCCTCTCACATTAACTGATTCCCTCACTTTACTAAATCAGTGGTTCCCACAGTATTTTATTGTAAGTCTACTAAAGTGagacagtgcctatagaaagtcacaacccctttcaaaatgttcatcttttctTGCCTtaaagcctggaattaaaaagcattaaaatagttttttttttccatttacatatcctaacccacaacttccaagtgaaaaacatattctagaaatctgtagaaaatgaattaaaaataaaaaatgaaatagcttggttggacaagtgtccacccccttatagcaatcctaaattacacaccaagttaagtggcttccatctgtgttaaattgtagtgattcacatgatttcaggataaattcagcagttcctgtaggttccctcagctgggtagtgtatttcaaagcaaagactgagcaccaagacactttcaaaagaactccgggacaaagtagttgaaaagcacagatcaggagatgggtattaaaaaaatattaaaggccttgaatatcccttggagcacggtcaagacaattattaagaagtggaaggtgtatagcaccaccagaccctgcctagatcaggctgtccctccaaacaggatgacagagcaagaaggagactgatcagagaggctaccgagaggccagtggcaactttgcaagagctacaggcttttatggccaagactggtcaaagtgtgcatgtgacaacaggatcctaagcactctacaaatctggcctgtagggtagggtggcaagaaggaaggcattactcaagaaatcccaccttgaatcccatttgaagtatataAAGGAGATCAGGAGaatctgtagccatgtagcaaaatgttttgtggtctgataaaactaaaactaaaaaccattatgtttggcgcaaacgcAACACAgttcatcacccaaagaacaccatctctaaagtgaagcatcatgctatggggatgtttctcatcggcagggactggggaacttttcaggatagaagggaaagtgAATGGAGGAAAGTccagagaagtccttaaggaaaacctgctgccctctgcaagaaagctaaaactgggacggaagttcacctttcagcatgacaatgacccaaagcaaacatcaaaagctacactggagtggctaaggaacaaaaaggtaaatgtccttgagtggcccagtcagagccccgacctaaatccaatcaaaaatttgtggcatgacttgaagattgctgtccatcaacgctccccaagcaacttgatagagcttgtaaagaagaatgctcaaatactgccaaatctaggtgtgcagagttggtagagacctatcccaacagactcatggCTGCAAATGCTGCCAAAGGtccttctaccaagtattaactcaggggggtggagacttatccaatcatgatctttcagttttgtatttttaatatatatattttttctcagtaaaaactttttccccttaacagtgtgaagtatggtgtgtagagaagtgggaaaaaatccttaaatgcatgaaacttgaggcactgacaacaaaatgtgaaaaaagttcaaggagatagactttactttctacattaaatatatatatatatatatatatatatatatatatatatatatatatatatatatatatatatatatatacacacacacacacacacacacacacacacacacacacacacacacacatacacatacacacacaacctgagcatcaaaagaaatcttATCAtgtatatttggataaaa
Coding sequences within it:
- the LOC121326374 gene encoding LOW QUALITY PROTEIN: vitellogenin-like (The sequence of the model RefSeq protein was modified relative to this genomic sequence to represent the inferred CDS: substituted 1 base at 1 genomic stop codon); protein product: MKGIIVTLAIAIVDPDYSSSKTYEYDYEGQLLAGLPEKGLARAGLKLGCKVQISGVAQKTYLLKIVDPQIKEYNGIWPKDPFRPAEKLSQALASQLQKPIKFEYSNGHVGNIYSPAEVSETVTNIQRGILNLLQLNIKKTQNVYDLQENGVQGVCQTNYVIQENQKANRIIVTKSKDLNNCEDGKKKDIGMVYTEHCARCQQNGKNLRGAATYTYVMKPTDNGALITQVNAQEIHQFTPFNEMHGAAQMEAWQKLVLKNIKNSPVKMSASQFQNRGSLHYQFASELLQSPVQLFRTKNPETEIVEILHHLVQNNQEQVHSDAPAKFLQLTQLLCSASHQNIEAIWKQFQSRNDYRHWILDAVPAIGTPNALKFIKDKIQNRDITETEASQALLTAMHLMKADQDTMQVAADIATSSHVQKSHVLRKISLLGYGSMVHKYCAKLQSCPEKTLQPLHDLAADAASRAHHEDMVLALKALGNAGQPSSIKHIQKFLPGFSSGASQLPVKIQADAVMALRNIAKKEPGKVQEVAQQIFMEKKLHPEVRMLACVVLFETRPPMALVATLADALLKETSLQVASFTYSHMKALTRSTAPDTRPVAAACNVAVKLLSSKFDRLSYQYSKAIHLDAFKTELMAGAAANVFVINDVANILPTAVVSKVRGYMVGSAADLLEVGVRAEGLQEFLRKPQTSVSSAHSKIERILKTLSGWKAIPSNKPLASAYIKLFGQEVSFSDIDRNSIGNAIQTMTGLLERQDTVRRVVRRLQDGAAAQWSKPLLAAEVRQIVPTCVGFPMEISLYSAAVSNVAVNVRTQLSPAPTDSFRISQLLNSHIQVQADLSPSVAIHTVAVMGINTHLIQAGVELRAKARVAIPMKFNARIDMKEQNFKIEALPCQQEEELLFLRVQAFAVSRNLQDLSERKTSLLLDSAQVNIMKQRFTSQEQTPFQHEQGISRLSSDQLQSAEVPYSEDQAEQQEASAEPHNYCTKAPNFGIQFCFQGKSQNAAFIRNSPLYKIIGEHTAKVSLKPAHIEESLEKLQIEIQAGGKAASKIVKLISLKVMPNEEETEEGPQGKTVLLKLQRFLKTEKGGLRKSVHRNRNSSSSSSSSSSSQQDKEQNKQLNMNIKHKSQPTSSSSSSSTSSSSSSSSSSSSQEGRKKQEKQSKGQVQDLHRDQDQDQDRDQDRNKKSSSSSSSSSSSSDSSQKKLRWQYTIYDLRFKSASAHQNGLKSSSSSSSSSSSSSSDSRLSSASQKPKFLGDAMPPMLAIVLRAIRSDGKQQGYQVAFYYDDKTNKPRVQVMVANLREQSKWQVCVDSVQTSDQETKVKIQWGEECQDYRVGMKVSTGNLATHPAVQLKMQWGKIPKIAKQATKMVAEYAPGTALLLGFSELWQRNPSKQIAFILAATSTRTIDVVIKAPKMTLFNQALRTPFSLPLGQNAISESEKSRWSIANIPVILEERMSRQCTIESNKIITFNNKKFSTEFPDSCQVVLSQDCSSDLQWIVLAKQTASSKYKAVNVKVANKDIELYSYGQASQVTVNGEEISNLPYDSDSISIITTENGLTLTADKYGLNKVYFDYGQYKIQVGSSMKGKTCGVCGRGDGETRKEYQMPGGCLAQSSDSFAQSWVIPGDSCSDNCKLKXEFVKLDKQVNLQGREVKCYSIDSILQCMPGCSPVKTYPVTIGFHCLPTDSAVDVREGNFSQKNEDIEETVNAHLACSWSLHCS